One region of Flavobacterium sp. GSB-24 genomic DNA includes:
- a CDS encoding PRTRC system ThiF family protein, with the protein MNTEKTKMHFTDPYLINPTNPIAVNLIGAGGTGSKVLTALMEMNHSLTALGHAGFSVRLWDDDIITNANLGRQRFAPSEVGLYKSVALTNRANRFTGTNWKAETVKFERDGFCKLPANAKASIYITCTDSVKSRFDIADILKNSNQRHHRDDPKYWMDFGNSQYTGQVILSTVGEIPQPKSEKFETVTSLPFVTEEFEELLNQSDQQDDTPSCSLAEALEKQDLFINSALAQMGCSLLWNLFREGMTENRGFFLNLKDFRSQPIGVG; encoded by the coding sequence ATGAATACCGAGAAAACCAAAATGCATTTTACAGACCCTTATTTGATAAACCCGACTAATCCAATAGCGGTTAACCTTATCGGGGCAGGCGGTACAGGCTCAAAGGTATTAACCGCTCTTATGGAAATGAACCACAGCCTTACAGCGCTCGGGCATGCAGGGTTTTCGGTTCGCCTTTGGGATGATGATATTATCACAAATGCCAACCTTGGCAGACAGCGTTTTGCGCCCAGCGAGGTCGGACTGTATAAATCCGTGGCACTTACCAACCGAGCCAACCGTTTTACGGGTACAAACTGGAAAGCGGAAACCGTAAAATTTGAAAGGGACGGTTTCTGCAAACTGCCCGCCAATGCAAAGGCATCAATTTATATCACGTGCACGGACAGCGTGAAGTCCCGTTTTGACATAGCCGATATTTTAAAAAACAGTAACCAAAGGCATCACAGGGACGACCCGAAGTACTGGATGGATTTTGGCAACAGCCAGTATACAGGGCAGGTCATACTCTCCACTGTTGGGGAAATCCCACAGCCTAAGTCCGAAAAATTTGAAACCGTGACGAGCCTGCCGTTTGTGACCGAGGAATTTGAGGAACTCTTAAATCAATCTGATCAGCAGGATGACACGCCAAGCTGTTCACTTGCCGAGGCGCTTGAAAAGCAGGATTTGTTTATCAATTCCGCTTTGGCACAGATGGGATGCTCGCTATTGTGGAATCTGTTTCGAGAGGGAATGACAGAGAACCGTGGATTTTTTCTGAATCTGAAAGATTTTCGGTCACAGCCCATTGGGGTGGGATAA
- the traK gene encoding conjugative transposon protein TraK, with amino-acid sequence MEFKTLRNIENSFLQIRLYAIVFAVLCASVTGYALWRSYGFAEQQRQKIYVLDNGKSLMLALAQNASINRPVEAREHVRRFHELFFTLAPDKNAIESNMKRAFSLADKSAFNYYKDLLEKGYYNRIISGNIQQRIEMDSVVCNFETYPYVVRSYARQIIIRSSNVTRRSLVTSCLLVNSVRSDNNPQGFNIEKFAVVENRDIEVIER; translated from the coding sequence ATGGAATTTAAAACACTCAGAAATATAGAAAACAGTTTTCTGCAAATCAGGCTTTATGCCATTGTATTTGCCGTGCTCTGTGCATCAGTGACCGGATACGCGCTTTGGAGATCGTATGGTTTCGCCGAGCAGCAGCGCCAGAAAATTTATGTCTTGGACAATGGCAAATCGCTCATGCTCGCACTTGCTCAGAACGCCTCGATCAACCGTCCTGTAGAAGCCCGAGAGCACGTAAGGCGTTTTCACGAGCTGTTCTTTACCCTGGCGCCCGACAAAAATGCCATTGAAAGCAATATGAAAAGGGCATTTAGCCTTGCCGATAAAAGTGCCTTTAACTACTACAAGGACCTTTTGGAAAAGGGTTATTACAACCGGATTATATCAGGCAATATACAGCAGCGTATCGAAATGGACAGCGTGGTATGCAATTTCGAGACTTACCCGTATGTAGTGCGGAGCTATGCAAGGCAGATTATCATACGCTCGAGTAATGTAACCAGACGCAGTCTGGTTACATCCTGCCTTCTGGTAAACTCGGTGCGCTCTGACAATAATCCGCAAGGCTTTAATATTGAAAAGTTTGCGGTGGTTGAAAACAGGGATATAGAAGTCATCGAACGCTAA
- a CDS encoding PRTRC system protein B, whose translation MNNAVDITENFGTLYHPKSALVFYESKGLDKEVYVEHFDMDRNGTPINSHPLTEREAGALAKALLTEKQKQSAFLKPVGILPTTILHINPSRDKGAVIWYTKSQKRPLYFIEGLGIPSGQGFVPSMIWQANKNSLRVFAVLSNRRPTEKTTLYYAPFFNIYEDGRVCMGSVSIDIKNSASVEEFTRAWEDYFFNSYFSHLMGENSPVKGNCVSLWKDLISTGKAFPTAVLKKNNKTLKNLLS comes from the coding sequence ATGAATAATGCAGTTGATATAACAGAGAATTTCGGAACGCTTTACCACCCGAAATCCGCCCTTGTTTTCTATGAAAGTAAAGGTTTAGATAAAGAAGTATATGTAGAGCATTTTGATATGGATAGAAACGGCACGCCTATCAATTCGCATCCGCTCACAGAGCGTGAAGCAGGGGCGCTCGCCAAAGCGCTTCTAACCGAAAAGCAGAAGCAGTCTGCTTTTTTAAAACCCGTCGGGATTCTGCCAACCACTATACTGCACATCAATCCAAGCAGGGACAAAGGCGCTGTGATATGGTACACCAAATCCCAAAAAAGACCGCTTTATTTTATAGAGGGCTTGGGGATTCCAAGCGGTCAGGGGTTTGTGCCGTCCATGATCTGGCAGGCAAATAAAAACAGCCTTAGGGTATTTGCCGTTTTAAGCAACAGAAGACCCACGGAGAAAACAACACTGTACTATGCGCCATTTTTCAATATCTATGAGGATGGCAGGGTATGTATGGGCTCGGTCAGTATCGATATTAAAAACTCTGCATCGGTGGAGGAATTTACAAGGGCGTGGGAGGATTATTTTTTCAACAGCTACTTCAGCCACCTGATGGGAGAGAACAGCCCCGTAAAAGGCAACTGCGTCAGCCTGTGGAAAGACTTAATCTCGACAGGCAAAGCCTTTCCCACAGCAGTATTGAAAAAGAATAACAAAACACTTAAAAACCTATTGTCATGA
- a CDS encoding DUF4133 domain-containing protein, producing the protein MNTYNINKGIGRTVEFKGLKAQYLFIFAGGLLGILILVMILYMAGTSSYICLFLGTGGASLIVWQTFSLNRKYGEHGLMKIGAKKRHPRYIICRKPVRRYLRSTAKSSIV; encoded by the coding sequence ATGAATACTTACAACATCAACAAAGGCATAGGAAGAACAGTCGAGTTCAAGGGACTCAAGGCACAGTACCTGTTCATCTTCGCAGGAGGGCTGCTTGGAATACTTATCCTGGTCATGATTTTATACATGGCCGGGACCAGTTCCTATATCTGTCTTTTTCTCGGTACAGGCGGCGCCTCGCTCATTGTATGGCAAACCTTCTCGCTGAACAGAAAGTACGGGGAACACGGACTGATGAAAATTGGGGCAAAAAAAAGGCATCCCCGTTACATCATCTGCCGCAAGCCAGTACGACGTTATTTAAGGTCAACCGCTAAATCCAGCATTGTATGA
- a CDS encoding TraG family conjugative transposon ATPase — MRNAAKITTLESRFPLLAVENNCILSKDADITACFEVRLPELFTVASAEYEAIHSAWHKAIKTLPDFTIVHKQDWYIRENYDPEMDKDVQSFLARSYQRHFNERPFLNHYCYLFLTKTTKERMRMQSNFSSLCKGVLIPKEIRDKETVHRFMEAVAQFERIINDSGFVKITRMSEEDIIGDQGRPGLLEQYLTLSKESGTSMQDIVLASEEVRVGNNRLCLHTLSDTDDLPSSVSADTRYEKLSTDRSDCRLSFAAPVGLLLNCNHIYNQYLFLDNSEENLQKFEKSARNMHSLARYSRANQINKEWIERYLNEAHSFGLSSIRANFNIMAWSDDLSEIKQLKNDCGSALALMECKPRHNTTDTAALYWAGMPGNAGDFPSEESFYTFIEPALCFFTEETNYHDSPSPFGIKMADRLTGKPIHLDISDLPMKRGIITNRNKFILGPSGSGKSFFTNHMVRQYYEQGAHVLLVDTGNSYQGLCGLINGKTKGEDGVYFTYTEDNPIAFNPFYTDDGVFDIEKRESIKTLILTLWKRDDEPPTRSEEVALSNAVSGYIEKIKRDDVFPSFNGFYEYVQGDYRSVLIEKQVREKDFDIANFLNVLEPYYKGGEYDYLLNSDKQLDLLSKRFIVFEIDAIKEHKILFPIVTIIIMEVFINKMRRLKGVRKLILIEEAWKAIAKEGMANYIKYLFKTVRKFFGEAIVVTQEVDDIIQSPIVKESIINNSDCKILLDQRKYMNKFDEIQAMLGLTDKEKAQVLSINMNNDASRLYKEVWIGLGGTHSAVYATEVSAEEYLAYTTEETEKMEVMQLAAELGGNVELAIKQIATRRREQENQ; from the coding sequence ATGAGAAACGCAGCCAAGATCACAACACTGGAAAGCAGATTTCCGCTGCTGGCAGTAGAGAACAACTGCATCCTTTCAAAGGATGCGGATATTACCGCCTGCTTTGAAGTCCGTCTGCCTGAACTCTTCACGGTGGCTTCGGCCGAATATGAAGCGATTCATTCTGCCTGGCATAAGGCTATTAAGACCCTACCCGATTTTACGATTGTCCATAAACAGGATTGGTACATCAGGGAGAATTATGATCCTGAAATGGACAAGGATGTCCAGAGTTTTCTGGCCAGATCTTATCAGCGGCACTTTAATGAGCGCCCGTTCCTGAACCATTACTGTTATCTGTTTCTTACCAAAACCACCAAAGAACGCATGCGGATGCAGAGCAATTTCTCCTCACTGTGCAAAGGTGTACTAATACCAAAAGAAATCAGGGATAAAGAAACGGTTCACCGTTTTATGGAAGCCGTTGCTCAGTTTGAGCGTATTATAAACGACAGCGGATTTGTCAAAATCACCCGTATGAGCGAAGAAGACATCATCGGTGATCAAGGCAGACCGGGACTGTTGGAACAGTACCTAACCCTTTCAAAGGAATCAGGTACCTCGATGCAGGATATTGTGCTGGCCAGCGAAGAGGTACGCGTAGGAAATAACAGGCTGTGCCTTCATACGCTTTCAGACACAGACGACTTGCCTTCATCGGTATCTGCTGATACGCGTTATGAAAAACTGTCCACAGACCGCAGCGACTGCCGTTTATCTTTTGCAGCTCCTGTGGGACTGCTGCTGAACTGCAATCACATTTACAACCAGTACCTGTTTTTGGACAACAGTGAGGAGAACCTGCAGAAGTTTGAAAAGTCCGCCCGAAACATGCACTCGCTGGCACGCTACAGCCGCGCCAACCAGATCAACAAAGAGTGGATAGAACGCTATCTGAATGAGGCGCATTCCTTTGGACTGTCGTCAATCCGCGCAAACTTCAATATCATGGCATGGTCGGACGACCTGTCCGAAATCAAACAGCTGAAGAACGACTGCGGGAGCGCACTGGCCCTTATGGAATGCAAGCCAAGGCACAATACTACTGATACGGCGGCACTGTACTGGGCGGGTATGCCCGGCAATGCAGGAGATTTTCCAAGCGAGGAAAGCTTTTACACCTTCATTGAACCGGCATTGTGCTTTTTCACAGAAGAAACCAATTACCATGATTCCCCATCGCCATTCGGCATCAAGATGGCAGACAGGCTGACGGGAAAACCTATCCATCTGGACATTTCCGACTTGCCGATGAAACGCGGTATCATTACCAACCGCAACAAGTTCATACTCGGTCCCTCGGGAAGTGGCAAGTCTTTTTTCACCAATCATATGGTGAGGCAGTATTATGAACAGGGCGCCCATGTCCTGCTGGTTGATACCGGTAACTCCTATCAGGGGTTGTGCGGGCTGATCAATGGAAAAACCAAAGGCGAAGACGGGGTATATTTTACCTATACAGAGGACAATCCTATTGCCTTTAACCCTTTCTACACCGATGACGGGGTTTTCGATATTGAAAAAAGGGAAAGTATTAAGACGCTCATACTGACATTATGGAAACGTGATGACGAACCTCCCACCCGATCCGAGGAAGTGGCATTATCCAATGCCGTAAGTGGTTATATTGAAAAGATCAAGCGCGATGACGTCTTTCCGTCTTTCAATGGTTTTTACGAGTATGTTCAGGGAGATTACCGAAGCGTGCTGATAGAAAAACAGGTAAGGGAAAAAGACTTTGACATTGCCAATTTTCTTAATGTACTGGAGCCTTATTACAAAGGCGGCGAGTATGATTACCTGCTAAATTCCGACAAGCAGCTGGACCTGCTTTCCAAACGCTTTATCGTGTTTGAAATTGACGCGATCAAGGAGCATAAAATCCTATTTCCAATTGTGACAATAATCATCATGGAAGTGTTTATCAACAAGATGAGAAGGCTTAAAGGAGTCCGTAAACTGATACTGATTGAAGAGGCCTGGAAAGCTATTGCAAAGGAAGGTATGGCAAATTATATAAAGTATTTATTTAAGACTGTTCGGAAGTTCTTTGGCGAGGCCATTGTGGTGACCCAAGAAGTAGATGACATTATCCAGTCTCCTATTGTTAAGGAAAGCATCATCAATAATTCGGACTGCAAAATACTTCTCGATCAGCGCAAATACATGAATAAGTTTGATGAAATACAGGCCATGCTCGGACTGACAGACAAGGAAAAAGCGCAGGTGTTATCCATTAATATGAACAACGATGCATCACGTCTTTACAAAGAAGTATGGATTGGTTTGGGAGGAACGCACTCGGCAGTATATGCCACAGAAGTGTCCGCTGAGGAATATCTCGCGTACACGACAGAAGAAACAGAAAAAATGGAGGTGATGCAGCTTGCCGCTGAACTTGGCGGCAATGTAGAGCTCGCCATCAAGCAGATCGCCACTAGGCGCCGCGAACAGGAAAATCAATAA
- the traN gene encoding conjugative transposon protein TraN, translating into MKNQFKIFWATALLITYSLAASAQENEAASLDLGAITPYHMQVTYDKTSHLIFPSAIRYVDLGSGYLIASKAEDAENVLRLKASVQTFEEETNFSVITEDGRFYNFNVRYSASPTALSYDLMAMQKNFDKVSASDVLFEELGKTPPSLAGMILETIYKNNKRIVKHIASESFGIQFSLKGIYIHNGKYYFHTQLDNQTNVPFSIDFMIFKVIDKKTARRTATQQRPIVPLRIYKTLDEIPGKATDQNVFLLDQFTIADDKLLLIEIFEKNGGRHQTLKIKNSDLVKAKVINSMHLKF; encoded by the coding sequence ATGAAAAATCAATTTAAAATATTTTGGGCAACAGCCCTTTTAATAACCTATTCATTAGCCGCATCTGCGCAGGAAAACGAAGCCGCGAGCCTTGATTTAGGAGCGATAACGCCGTACCATATGCAGGTTACCTATGACAAAACTTCCCATCTTATTTTCCCCTCCGCTATCCGATACGTGGATCTTGGTAGTGGATACCTGATTGCCTCAAAGGCCGAGGATGCTGAAAACGTCCTTCGTCTCAAGGCATCTGTCCAGACTTTTGAAGAGGAAACCAATTTTTCGGTGATTACCGAAGACGGCCGTTTTTACAATTTTAACGTGCGCTACAGCGCCAGCCCGACTGCCCTGAGCTATGATCTTATGGCGATGCAGAAGAACTTTGACAAAGTCAGTGCAAGCGATGTTCTTTTTGAGGAGCTTGGAAAAACACCGCCTTCACTGGCAGGAATGATCCTGGAAACTATTTACAAAAACAACAAGCGAATCGTAAAGCACATTGCATCGGAGAGTTTCGGCATTCAGTTCAGCCTAAAGGGCATCTATATCCACAATGGCAAGTATTATTTCCATACGCAGCTTGATAACCAAACCAATGTACCTTTCAGCATTGACTTTATGATTTTTAAGGTGATCGATAAAAAAACAGCCAGACGAACTGCCACCCAGCAAAGACCGATTGTGCCGCTCCGCATTTACAAAACCCTTGATGAGATTCCCGGAAAAGCCACAGACCAGAATGTGTTTCTATTGGACCAGTTTACAATAGCAGATGACAAACTGCTTCTAATTGAGATTTTTGAGAAAAACGGAGGGAGACACCAGACACTCAAGATTAAAAATTCAGATCTGGTAAAAGCCAAGGTGATAAACAGTATGCACCTTAAATTTTAA
- a CDS encoding nitrogen regulatory IIA protein, which yields MNKLRANINQWLEGLDKNWEAMPIKRQHQVILYFFAAYVLLTAVVIFNVCRDTVYARNNMALGHIESPASAVGKSPASLQDTLKPIKKK from the coding sequence ATGAATAAATTAAGAGCAAATATAAACCAATGGCTGGAAGGGCTTGACAAGAACTGGGAAGCAATGCCGATAAAAAGGCAGCATCAGGTGATACTGTACTTTTTTGCAGCCTATGTGCTGCTGACCGCAGTTGTCATTTTCAACGTATGCCGCGATACGGTATACGCAAGAAACAATATGGCTCTAGGACATATCGAAAGCCCTGCCTCGGCAGTGGGAAAAAGTCCAGCCTCTCTACAGGATACCCTGAAGCCAATTAAAAAAAAATAG
- the traM gene encoding conjugative transposon protein TraM, which yields MKENKKTVSLLSEEARQNSSSFLPDEKKTTVERIKKPLIFTLMGIVCIGCMYLIFKPSSDKKQIESIGLNDSVPQASGSVLQADKQKAYEQEILEDKEEQKKNALTTLSDYWNEDNAEQKQSLPDDAEETNNPALNTYRTAQSTLGSFYQQDNGETKELRRQLEDLKQELAQKEIPKAATVDDQLALMEKSYQMAAKYLPSGSASVEPADKKTTVAKVESEEKIFSALVPAKKSKVSSLNQHPSDSTFLAEWNTGRGFNSAGSMQETLQPRNSIRACVHQTQTIIGEAGVSLRLLEPARISGRIIAAGAMVTANAKIQAGRLQLKVTSIELEGFIIPVDITIYDLDGQQGVPVPYSAERSALTEMAGNMSQQSGTSLMMTKSAGQQVAADLSRGVVQGISGYFAKKVRTPKVTLKAGHQVYLVSKK from the coding sequence ATGAAAGAAAATAAAAAAACGGTCAGCCTTCTCTCAGAAGAGGCTCGCCAAAACAGTTCCTCGTTTCTGCCTGATGAAAAAAAGACAACTGTTGAGCGTATTAAAAAACCGCTGATTTTCACACTTATGGGAATTGTATGTATCGGCTGTATGTATCTGATATTTAAGCCTTCGAGTGATAAAAAGCAGATCGAAAGCATTGGTCTGAACGACAGCGTGCCGCAGGCAAGCGGATCGGTACTGCAGGCAGACAAACAGAAAGCGTATGAACAGGAAATACTCGAGGACAAAGAAGAGCAAAAAAAGAACGCTTTAACCACGCTGTCCGATTACTGGAATGAGGATAACGCTGAGCAGAAACAATCACTGCCCGATGACGCGGAAGAAACTAACAATCCGGCGCTGAACACGTACCGTACTGCCCAAAGCACGCTGGGCTCATTCTATCAGCAGGACAACGGAGAAACCAAGGAACTGCGCCGACAGCTTGAGGACCTGAAGCAGGAGCTCGCACAAAAGGAAATTCCCAAAGCGGCCACGGTTGATGACCAGCTGGCACTTATGGAAAAATCCTATCAGATGGCAGCCAAATATCTTCCCTCAGGCTCCGCTTCTGTCGAGCCTGCAGACAAAAAGACTACAGTAGCAAAGGTAGAATCAGAAGAGAAGATTTTTTCGGCACTGGTTCCTGCAAAAAAAAGCAAAGTCTCCTCGCTGAATCAGCATCCGTCCGATAGCACTTTTCTTGCAGAATGGAACACGGGCAGAGGGTTTAATTCTGCAGGTTCAATGCAAGAAACACTTCAGCCAAGAAACAGTATCAGGGCCTGTGTGCACCAAACACAAACTATTATTGGCGAGGCAGGTGTTTCCCTTCGTCTTTTAGAACCTGCAAGAATTTCAGGCCGTATCATAGCAGCGGGTGCAATGGTCACGGCAAATGCCAAGATTCAGGCAGGCCGCCTGCAGTTGAAAGTCACTTCCATCGAATTGGAGGGCTTCATTATTCCGGTAGACATTACTATTTATGACCTTGACGGCCAGCAGGGAGTTCCGGTTCCTTATTCTGCCGAAAGAAGTGCCCTGACTGAAATGGCGGGCAACATGAGCCAGCAGTCCGGCACGAGCCTTATGATGACAAAGTCTGCAGGACAGCAGGTGGCCGCTGACCTGAGCCGCGGGGTGGTTCAGGGCATCTCAGGCTATTTCGCCAAAAAAGTGAGGACGCCTAAGGTGACCCTAAAGGCAGGACATCAGGTATATCTGGTTTCCAAAAAATAA
- a CDS encoding DUF4134 domain-containing protein, which produces MQKQSKKFLPSVIIVLSSLKLSAQGNGTAGITEATQMVTSYFDPATQLIYAIGAVVGLIGGVKVYNKFSSGDPDTSKTAASWFGACIFLIVAATILRSFFL; this is translated from the coding sequence ATGCAAAAACAAAGCAAAAAATTCCTGCCGTCAGTAATCATAGTACTGTCATCCTTAAAATTATCGGCGCAGGGAAACGGAACAGCAGGCATCACGGAAGCCACCCAAATGGTTACCTCCTATTTTGATCCTGCTACACAGCTCATCTACGCCATTGGAGCTGTGGTCGGTCTGATCGGCGGGGTTAAGGTGTACAATAAATTCAGCAGCGGAGATCCCGACACCTCAAAAACCGCGGCGAGCTGGTTCGGCGCCTGTATCTTCCTTATTGTCGCGGCTACCATCCTTCGCTCCTTCTTCCTTTAA
- a CDS encoding PRTRC system protein C: MLLRAQLQRVFILKDKGQEIRLSDPEPRWSTEAVLNFYAPTYPILTTAKISTPAIRDDAVEYRFETVMGTKG; this comes from the coding sequence ATGTTATTAAGAGCACAATTACAGCGGGTTTTTATACTCAAAGACAAAGGGCAGGAAATCAGGCTTTCCGACCCCGAACCGAGATGGAGCACCGAAGCAGTACTGAATTTTTATGCCCCGACCTATCCGATACTGACCACCGCCAAAATATCAACCCCCGCCATCAGGGACGATGCGGTCGAGTACCGATTTGAAACGGTAATGGGAACAAAAGGCTGA
- a CDS encoding PRTRC system protein E has product MNTNFFNQIAQLQIIGDLHITIAKGAENRLIVLVMLQNEACGDTAKHSIPPLNLRGTAEELDSGFFENITAPMQSASGLMVDMEGYMKQLEQTKQQSAMEKEKADSKKKESEAKDKKFSDAMTKAHELEKEGKFREAWIKVPEIHEFPLKAEEIRKRKSELSAKFAPDLFGNTNDKVQPEPPREALFPEHSNKEQEDPETQEQDIYGEEMDTEETEYWEDDPEAEE; this is encoded by the coding sequence ATGAACACCAATTTTTTCAATCAGATAGCGCAGTTGCAGATTATAGGGGATTTGCATATTACAATAGCCAAAGGAGCAGAAAACAGGCTTATCGTACTTGTCATGCTCCAAAACGAGGCGTGCGGGGACACTGCAAAGCACAGCATACCGCCTTTAAATCTGCGGGGAACAGCCGAGGAACTCGACAGCGGTTTTTTTGAGAATATCACAGCGCCCATGCAGTCCGCCTCGGGTCTTATGGTCGACATGGAAGGCTATATGAAACAGCTCGAGCAGACAAAACAGCAGTCGGCAATGGAGAAGGAAAAAGCCGACAGCAAAAAAAAGGAATCCGAAGCCAAAGACAAAAAATTCAGCGATGCCATGACAAAAGCCCACGAACTGGAAAAAGAAGGGAAATTTCGTGAGGCATGGATAAAAGTGCCCGAAATACATGAGTTTCCCTTGAAAGCGGAGGAGATACGCAAAAGAAAATCCGAACTGTCGGCAAAATTTGCGCCTGATTTATTCGGCAATACCAATGACAAAGTACAGCCCGAACCGCCAAGAGAGGCGCTTTTTCCCGAACACAGCAATAAGGAGCAGGAAGACCCCGAAACGCAGGAGCAAGACATTTACGGAGAAGAAATGGACACCGAGGAAACGGAATACTGGGAGGACGACCCCGAAGCAGAAGAGTAG
- a CDS encoding DUF4141 domain-containing protein — MKKILFMVSAAIMLASAPSAKAQFVVTDPANLASGILNSANEIIQTSSTVSNVVKNFKEVEKVYKQGKEYYDKLQAINNLVKDARKVQQTVLLVGDVSEMYVQNFGRMLNDPNFSARELTAIAKGYSALLGESTELLKELKQIVTSSSLSLSDKERMDIIDRVYKEVKEYHSLVRYYTNKNISVSILRAKKQNSTKRVLELYGTPNQKYW, encoded by the coding sequence ATGAAAAAAATACTATTTATGGTGTCTGCGGCAATTATGCTTGCCTCGGCGCCATCAGCAAAAGCCCAGTTTGTGGTTACCGATCCGGCCAATCTTGCCTCGGGCATTCTCAACAGCGCCAACGAGATCATACAGACTTCCTCTACAGTCAGCAATGTCGTGAAAAATTTCAAGGAAGTCGAAAAGGTATACAAACAGGGCAAAGAATATTACGATAAGCTACAGGCGATTAACAATCTGGTAAAAGACGCCCGCAAGGTACAGCAGACTGTCCTTTTGGTGGGCGATGTATCGGAAATGTATGTGCAAAATTTCGGAAGGATGCTCAATGATCCCAATTTTTCTGCAAGGGAACTCACCGCCATTGCCAAAGGATATTCGGCGCTGCTGGGAGAGAGTACCGAACTTTTGAAGGAACTCAAGCAGATTGTCACCTCCTCGAGCCTGTCACTCAGTGATAAGGAGCGAATGGACATTATCGATCGTGTATACAAAGAGGTAAAAGAATACCACAGCCTAGTACGCTATTATACCAATAAGAATATATCGGTGAGTATCCTGCGAGCTAAAAAACAGAACAGCACCAAAAGGGTTCTTGAGCTTTACGGCACCCCAAACCAAAAATACTGGTAA
- the traJ gene encoding conjugative transposon protein TraJ, translating to MEFNNLHEALRSLYDEMLPLSADMAAVAKGLAGLGALFFVALKAWQALSRAEPIDVYPLLRPFALGLCIMFFPTIVLGTINAVLSPIVQGTHSILEDQVLDLNDLQKKKDLLEHEAMIRNPETAYMVSDAEFDKKLDELGWSPSDIGTMAGMYMDRQTYQIEKIIKEWFRNLLEILFQAAALVIDTIRTFFLIVLSILGPIAFAISVWDGFQSTLTQWITRYVSVYLWLPVADLFSSMLARIQSLIIEKDIEMLADPTFIPDTSNTVYIIFMIIGIVGYFTIPTVTGWIIQAGGAGNFSRNIHQTAMKSGNIAGAGAGSAAGNIAGRLVNK from the coding sequence ATGGAATTCAATAATCTTCATGAGGCCCTTCGCTCGCTGTATGATGAGATGCTGCCACTGTCCGCCGATATGGCGGCGGTGGCCAAAGGACTGGCAGGACTCGGGGCGCTGTTTTTTGTGGCCTTGAAAGCCTGGCAGGCGCTCAGCCGCGCTGAACCTATTGATGTCTACCCGCTTCTTCGCCCTTTTGCACTGGGTCTCTGCATCATGTTTTTCCCGACGATCGTGCTGGGCACAATCAATGCCGTATTAAGCCCGATAGTTCAGGGAACACATAGCATTCTGGAAGATCAGGTATTGGATCTGAACGATCTTCAGAAAAAAAAAGACCTGCTGGAGCATGAAGCGATGATCCGCAATCCCGAAACCGCCTATATGGTATCGGACGCAGAGTTCGACAAGAAACTGGACGAGCTGGGCTGGTCGCCTTCGGACATCGGGACTATGGCTGGAATGTATATGGACAGGCAGACCTATCAGATAGAGAAAATAATAAAAGAGTGGTTTCGCAATCTGCTAGAAATACTATTTCAGGCTGCAGCGCTGGTGATCGACACCATACGAACTTTCTTTCTCATAGTGCTGTCCATCCTGGGGCCTATTGCATTTGCCATATCAGTCTGGGACGGATTCCAGTCAACTCTCACGCAGTGGATTACACGGTATGTCAGCGTTTATCTCTGGCTTCCCGTAGCGGACCTGTTCAGTTCGATGCTGGCCAGGATCCAGTCCCTGATTATTGAAAAGGATATCGAAATGCTTGCCGATCCCACTTTCATTCCCGACACCTCAAACACCGTTTACATCATTTTTATGATTATCGGCATAGTGGGCTATTTTACCATTCCAACAGTAACAGGCTGGATTATCCAGGCAGGCGGCGCAGGAAACTTTTCACGCAACATCCACCAGACTGCCATGAAATCCGGAAATATAGCCGGCGCAGGCGCAGGTTCGGCCGCAGGCAACATTGCCGGAAGGCTGGTCAATAAGTAA